The proteins below come from a single Maylandia zebra isolate NMK-2024a linkage group LG23, Mzebra_GT3a, whole genome shotgun sequence genomic window:
- the LOC101486243 gene encoding dynein light chain Tctex-type 1, giving the protein MTGGMEEFHNGSEGSFNAEEADTIVKECIENVVGGGDYSQSQVNKWTANIVERCLTQLVKQGKPYKYIVTCAVMQKTGAGLHTANSCYWDTAMDGSCTVRWENRTMYCVVSVFAVATA; this is encoded by the exons ATGACAGGAGGAATGGAGGAATTTCATAACGGAAGCGAG GGCTCATTCAATGCAGAAGAAGCTGACACCATAGTCAAAGAA tgCATTGAGAACGTCGTGGGCGGCGGAGACTACAGCCAGAGTCAGGTGAACAAGTGGACGGCGAACATCGTGGAGCGCTGCCTCACGCAGCTCGTCAAACAGGGCAAGCCGTACAAGTACATCG TGACGTGTGCTGTGATGCAGAAAACAGGTGCCGGCCTCCACACAGCCAACTCCTGCTACTGGGACACTGCCATGGACG GGAGCTGCACGGTGAGGTGGGAAAACCGCACCATGTACTGTGTGGTCAGCGTGTTCGCCGTGGCCACCGCATAG
- the LOC143414985 gene encoding uncharacterized protein LOC143414985, which yields MTSPLRLRIILGEDDARKLILPAGTPVSIEDLCHTVKTSFGLQQDIRLQYQDEDFGNEFMNMSDVSEVKDKGTLKVIFLQSPQEEDARTSQSQATESVSISSADTDDTEPISSSGSSPSSRHWVWPSVFTVPQFSYEAEFELEKANTACANGGTLLNPSPKLKSQILERLAEEIYKFKAYPTDNDLTDVAEALVKKHPCLREKGSFNGCYGWKISLKYKMANLRTKLRGLGCTEVTINSIKNKSGDNRQAAFNVKKPKRAEVNYCPQHPKGETSESLEQERVAILSELTKRNNDSVVSVKMEKTFSYRRQEVLQGQPMVADFKSRWPALFTARKAN from the exons ATGACGTCACCCCTAAGACTGCGGATAATCCTGGGTGAAGATGATGCCAGGAAGTTGATTCttcctgcagggacaccggtcTCAATTGAAGATTTGTGCCACACAGTAAAGACAAGTTTTGGATTACAGCAAGATATTCGACTTCAATATCAAGATGAGGACTTTGGAAATGAGTTCATGAATATGTCAGATGTCTCAGAAGTAAAGGACAAAGGCACCCTTAAGGTGATATTTTTGCAAAGCCCACAGGAGGAAGATGCAAGAACTTCTCAAAGCCAAGCAACAGAGTCTGTATCCATCTCCTCTGCTGACACAGATGATACAGAGCCTATTTCATCTTCAGGTTCTTCACCATCCTCAAGGCACTGGGTTTGGCCAAGTGTCTTCACTGTACCTCAATTTAGCTATGAGGCAGAATTTGAACTCGAGAAGGCCAATACTGCCTGCGCCAATGGGGGAACTCTATTGAACCCTTCACCTAAACTGAAATCCCAAATTCTGGAACGACTGGCTGAAGAAATATACAAATTCAAAGCCTACCCAACAGACAATGATCTGACTGACGTTGCAGAAGCTCTTGTGAAAAAGCATCCTTGCCTTAGAGAGAAGGGGTCTTTCAATGGCTGTTATGGGTGGAAGATTAGCCTAAAATATAAAATGGCTAACCTCCGCACCAAACTGAGAGGCCTTGGATGTACAGAGGTGACCATAAACTCCATCAAAAACAAGTCTGGTGACAACCGTCAGGCAGCCTTCAATGTGAAGAAACCCAAAAGAGCTGAAGTTAACTATTGTCCACAGCATCCAAAAGGAGAGACATCAGAAAGTCTGGAACAGGAGAGAGTTGCAATTCTTTCTGAGTTGACTAAAAGAAATAATGACTCTGTTGTGAGTGTGAAAATGGAGAAGACTTTCTCATACAGAAGGCAAGAAGTTCTTCAGGGTCAGCCGATGGTTGCAGACTTCAAAAGCAGATGGCCAGCTCTGTTCACTGCGAGAAAGGCAA ATTGA
- the LOC111501497 gene encoding uncharacterized protein LOC111501497 yields MEIFLSKGGTPGKKIRGLMLAISKHDNIHTRRACILKSLCIYLNEDYEKLLKEYLDTDSEAKSCMEQTVMGVYVIQKEGAEPEDDPEDIGVLIEGVEALTDLGNIAQACALLFGLIYCLNLSYPPELKCTFEVLQKILLNLDGQKLSSKAQFLKNKLME; encoded by the exons ATGGAAATCTTTCTGAGCAAAGGAGGGACACCTGGAAAGAAAATAAGAGGTCTCATGCTTGCCATCTCCAAG CATGACAACATCCATACCAGACGAGCATGCATCTTGAAGTCCTTGTGCATCTACCTAAACGAAGACTATGAGAAGTTACTAAAGGAGTACTTG GATACGGACAGTGAGGCAAAAAGCTGCATGGAGCAAACTGTGATGGGGGTGTACGTCATCCAGAAGGAGGGTGCTGAACCTGAAGATGACCCAGAGGACATTGGTGTCCTGATTGAGGGTGTGGAGGCTCTCACTGATTTGGGTAACATTGCACAAGCATGTGCTCTGTTGTTTGgactcatatactgtttgaacCTGAGCTACCCACCAGAACTTAAATGCACCTTTGAAGTCCTCCAGAAGATACTTTTAAATCTTGATGGACAAAAGCTCTCTTCAAAGGCACAGTTTCTGAAAAACAAGCTTATGGAGTGA